The stretch of DNA TGTTGCTCTTCACCCTTGAACTGACAGTATTAGATGGTACAAGATCCAGCTGCAATCCTGTCTCCCTTTTGGCCCAGTCTGATGGCCAAGCCCTCTCCttgtgcctcagggaccatgaGACAAAGGTTCTCTGTCCAGCGTAGGGACCGCAGAGGTCCCCTTATCTGATGCCTTCTGAGGCCTTCAAAGGGTAGGGATCCTGGCTGCGTTTGGTGGCAGCGAGAGAGAGACCGTGCATGTTCCTCCTTCAGGCTGAGGGGTCCCAAGGACAGTGCGGAGGACTGAGTGTGATGCAGAGCCCGCGGGCTCTCTGTGTGCTGTGCCAGCCCTGCCTCGGCGGTGGCGGTGGGGCTGCGTATGGCCGTGTCCACGCTGGGCTGGCCGGTGGTGCCCGGCGGTATGTGCGCCACCAGCTTCCTTTACTTCCTAGGTCTCCATCTGCCGGGAGATGCCCAGCCTGGAAGTGATCACACTCAGGTACCTACACGCTCCTGTGCTCTGAGTCCCCGGGCAGGAAGGAAGACGAGAACCTTCAGAAGCCCGAGATAACCTGAGAAGTCCCAACGGGAGTGTGTCTGGGAGGGCCGCCTCTGTGGGCGGGGCAGCCCGGGTGCACAGGGCCCCTCTGATGCTCTCCCTGGCCATCCCCCTCCAGCTGTGTCCCTGCCCGCCCTCACCACAACCGTGGGAACACACCCACCCGATGAGCAGCCGCCGTGGAGGCCACAGTGTCTGCCCCCAGAGCTCCCACCGGCTCTGCCCCGTCTCTGGCACAGCGAGGAGCTCTGTCACACGCTGCATGACTGTAGCCATCTCTCCCGGGGGCACTGGCATCTTAACAGACTAGGGAAACCGTGCATGAGCCAAACGCAGCTGTCGGCATTTCTGGCAGCCGGGCAGTTGggagggccgggggagggggcctgggagTCGCCGCTGCTTGCCAGTTGCTGGTCTCCCCCTTGGGCAAGGCTCAgacctctgggcctcagttttcctgccCTGTAATACGGACATGTTACCAGCACCTGCCCGCGTGGGGGCAGTGAGGGGCGGGCGCAGGCGGGGAAACAGAGCTTGGCTAGCCTGCTGGCCCGCCGTCTGTGTCGTGGAGTTCTTGTTACCAGTGAGGCCGGGACTGGAGCTCGGGAGCGTCCCTGATGAGTCAGTGGGTCGCCTTTCTTTCCTGAAAGTGGGCGCAGCTTCTGCCCGTCTCTGCCCTGCGTGGGGGGCTCCCTGAGCTGTAGGATCTGTCGCATTCACGGCCCAGAGAAAGGACAGGAGGCCCAGGTAGTGGACTGAGCTCAGGTACCCAGTGCCCGTGTGGCCAGCTGTGTTGGAACCCGAGTGAGTCAcagtgtgaacacagggcgcCAAGTCCTTTCCTGGGATGCGGTCATTTCCCTTTGGTCTCAGAGCCTCCCGCAGGCGGGCCGTCTGTCCTGGCTGCTCTAAGAATCCCGTAGACCGGGCGGCTTGCGGACTGTAGACAGCGTGTCTCGTGCCTCTGGAGCTGTGAGTCCAAGGGGAAGGTGCTGGTGTTTTCAGTGTCTGGGGCGGCCCCTTCTCCCTGGGTccctgtgtgggggaggggcgaggGAGCTCAGGGGAGCTCTTCCTGAGGGCACCCTGACCCCGTCCCCTCTGAACCCTGTCACCCTGGGGCTTGGGTTTCAGCATAGGAGTTTGGGGGGGACACAACACCGTGCAGCCACAGCTAGCccagggctcctgcaggaggaCGGCAGGCGGGTGTGGCTCGGAGCTTCACGGCCCGCCCCAGCCCAGGCCTCGGCCGGCTTCTCAGACTCGGAGATGGTGGAACCTCGCCCTGCTCTGGGCGCGTGGCATCTGCTGCCACTGGGCTGTCGCGTGCAGCTCCCCTGTGCTAGGCACAGGCCTCCACACCAGCAGCTCCATCAGTAACCGGGGCCCCTGCTGCGGTGCTGTCCCCACCAGTGCAGCCTCCGGCAGAGAATGTTCTAGATCATCTGGCCCTTCGGGCAGGGTCGCTCCGAGTGGCCCCACTCATGCCCCCCAAGCTGTGCAGGAAGCCGCAGCATCCCCAGGACTgcgcgggggttggggggggactaTCCTGGCCTGCACAGTGCTCTCACTGGGCACCAGTCCTGGCCACCTGCCCGCCCACTGAGCACGCCTTTGCCGTCCGTCTGGCTTTGCGGAGGTGGGAAACTTTCTGCTTGTGTCCCCGTGAGCCTGTAGGCTCTCTACCTAGAGCCTGACGATTTTCCATCTGTGGTGTGTTCACAAGTTTGAGGGACAAAACGTAAACCCACCTACTTTGTTTCCTCCTGCAGCACGGGATTTGGGAGGTCAGGTGTTCAGTTCTGCAGAAGGCTGAGCTCACTTGCGCTTGCTGTGTTGCTGTGGGGTTTTCTGGCCGCTGCCCCCTTAGGGGCACAGAGACATTCTTTGGTGGCCTGTTCCCTGTCCTGTGAGGGAAAGTGAGACCTCAGACCTCCCAGCtgcatgccccccccaccccccgaggcCTGCACCAAGCCAGAGGCCAGGGcatggctccctgctcctcctgtTCCAGCCGGAGAGACTTTCCGTCCTGCCCGAGGTCTTTGTTGAACTTGACTCACAGGGTCCAGTGTTGACCTCTTTCCACGGAGAGGGTAGATGGGCCTGACCCCACGGGGGCCTTTTCTGGAGTTTGCAGTGGGCccgagaggggtggaggggggctgCCCTCCGCAAGCGGGGTGCTCGCCGTCCTGAGCCCCTACTGTCCCCGTGCTGTCCCCGCGCTGTCCCCGTGCAGCGTCAACAGCGTCTCCACCCTGGAGCCCGTGAGCCAGTGCCGGCAGCTGAGCGAGCTCTACCTGCGGAAGAACCGCATCCCCAGCCTGGCCGAGCTCTTCCACCTGAAGGGCCTGCCGCGCCTGCGCGTGCTCTGGCTGGCGGAGAACCCGTGCTGCGGCCCCGACCCGCACCTCTACCGCATGACCGTCCTGCGCAACCTGCCGCACCTGCAGAAGCTGGACAACCAGCGTACGTGTCCGCCTCAGCGGCGCCCCGCACAGCCCTGACCCCTCCACATGGGCAGCTGCCCCTCCCGGTGctctcctgggggggggggctcctgtgGGGGCCAGTCCGCTCTGATGCCCTTGCTCCCCGCCCCCGCTCTGAAGCCGTGACCGAGGAGGAGCTGTCCCGTGCGctgctggagggagaggaggtCACGGCCCCTGGCGTTGAGGGCGCAGGGAACGGTGGGTCTGAGCTGTCCTATGCCCTGAGTGCCATGGACAGCAGCGCCGAGACCCGGCAGGACACGCTGAGCTGTGGCGAGGAGGTGGCGAGGTGAGCCTGGCGGAGGCCGCGGGCCTGCCCTTACGGTCCTCCTGGGGACTCAGTGGGCCCttctgggaaggagggaaggagctgCCCGGCGCGGTTCCTACCATCTGCGGCTCTCAGTGACCCCCAGCCTGCTTCCAGCTCTGCGTCCGGGAGGCTCCGGGCCCaggcatgtgtgtttgtgtgaccACGCCCGCAGCTGGAGTGCCCTGCAGCTGGGGCAGGTGACAGGGGCCGGCGGGCCTGAGGGCACCCCTGGGCCCAGCTCTGCAGCCTCCCATGGCTGTGACCGTGGCCAGCCGAGCTGCTGGTCGGGGGAGGGGAATACGGCCCCAAGGATGGCACGTCTGACCACAGCACTGCCGACGTGGCTGAAGCAGTCTCTGGGGACAGGCTGCAGACTGTCCTGGGCGTTTCTGAGCAGCCACGGAGCACAGGAAACGTGGTAGGAACAGCCGAGCCCAGTGAGGTGGTAGGGCTGTGGCCGCTCGGCAGCCAAGCCGGCTGTTCTGTTGGCCGCCAGTGCGGGAAGCCGTCTGGGTGCCGCCCACGGCTCTGCGTTCCCGTTTGTGTTCGGTGTCCCCCACGCTGGGAGCCCAGGTGCAGCAGGGGGCCCCCCGGGGGCCAGAGAGATACGTGCTTCCCGCACGGCAGGGGGCCCATCCTTCGTGCCCTGCCCGTGCGGCGCTCCGTCCCTCCAGAAGCAGCGTCACCAAGCGGCGGGTCGCTTTCCTCACTGTGATCGGCGGTTCCGGGGTTGGAAATGGGGCCCCGAGCAGGGCAGGCCTCACGCACCCTGTGCTCCCCCTCCTACCTGCAGCGTCCAGAGCCAGCTAGGCCTGAAGCCGCCTTCCCGGGAGCGGTTCCCTTCCTTCTCGCAGAGGGACGCCGTGAGCGGTCACAAGAACAGGGTGAGTGTGACCCGGGGACAGCCCGGCCTGGAGGCGGCCACCTCTCCTGCCGCCCGGCATGTGGACGGTGGGGCCGGACAGGCTGTAGACACCCAAGGACCCAGGTTTGAGAAGCCGCCTCTGGGCCGGACCAGAGGGGGTGTCCAGGCCAGTAGAGAAGGAGCAGCCCCGGAGCGAGAGGGGATCCCCGAAGCAGCCTGCGGGCTGCTCCGTGCCGCACACGGGACCCGGGTCCACCCCGCGTCTGGCCTGGGGGCGGGAAGGCGGCTCGAGCAGTTGACGCTGCAGGGGTGCTGCTCACGGGGAGGCCTCCGTGTCCCGGCAGGGCGGCTTCTGTCGCATCATGGCTCCTGACGGTCCGTAAGGAGTAACAGGTTCAAGGAGTGGGTTATGTGGGCAGCTCCGTCCAACATGCGGGACCTTTCCAAGCCTCTGCCTCCTTGGTATTCTGGCCGGTCCTGGGGCTTGTTCCCTTCCTGGTCACCGGGTCGGCCGTCTGATCCAGGCGCACACCCAAGAGGAGAGGGGCCGTGTCTTCCCACGTGTGTCCTGATGGGCCGGAAGGGGCAGCTTCCCTATGGACCCACACTAGCAGGACGGGCATCCTCAGCCACAGTATGGCCGGCAGAACGGGGTCACCAGCGTTAGCTTGACCCAGTGGGGACGTTGCCTCTGTCCCGTGGGAGGAGCTGCTCGAGCAGAGCCGGGGCCTGAGGGAGGCCCGTGACCCGCTGCGCCCGGCTCCCGGCGGCAGGGTCTGACCGGAGCTGTGGGACCAGCGCGCACATGGGAAGGGCTCTgcgggcggggctgggggctgccAGCACCCCCTCGAGGAACTGGAAAAGCTTGTGGGCGGTGCAGAAGGGGATGGACAGAGGCCCTGTCCTTGGGAGGGGCCAGCCCACCCTTCAGGAAAAGCGTCCCCCAGAGCCACTGACAAAAGTGACTGTGGACTGCAGGCCAGTGTAGGAGGCTGTCCCTGGCCTGAGGCCCAGCCCTGCACAGGTCACCGTCCTCCACGAGGTCCGTGCACGTGCTCCCCAGCACCTTCAGGGAGGAGCCCCCCGACAGCCCCCAGGGCCGGTCGGCCTCTGCCGATGAGGCAAGTCCCAAAGGACCCGCCTCCCCACCTGCAGGCGTCTGCAGAGCATCCGGGGGTTTGGGGTGAGGGGGTAGCCTCGAGATTGAATCACTGATCGGAAAATCATGGAATCCCCTGGAGCAGACAGAGccgcttctggggacagaagggaagGCTGCGGCTCTGCTCCAAGCAGGGTGCATGGCTCGGTCCTCCCACGGAGGTCCTGCAAGCCCGAGTGGGAGGACGCAGGCGGCCAGGGAGGCCACACCAGTGTAGGGGTGCGGGGGGAACAGGACCCTCGAGGGTTGCTGAGGCCAAGGGTTAGCACCGTGGGGCGAGTGGGGGCTCTGGTGCTGAGCCCCACCATGACCCTCTGAGCTGACATCACGTTGCTGCCGTGCGCTGCGGCTCACAGCTCTACCCGCAGGACGAGCCAGCTCGAGTAGCCCTGTGAAAATCCCCTCTCGCTCAGGTGCAGGTAGAGACCACATGCACACGCATGACACACAcgagcgtgtgtgtgtgagatcgCACAGTCCCGAGCACTGATCCCTACTGTGTGGCCGAGGGCCAgtggcttaacctctctgggcagTCCCTGCAGGCTCCGTCCACCTGAGTCTCTGTCCGTGTCTGTCCGGGTTGCCTGGAAGGTGACTTGCCCACGGTGTCCATGTCAGGGTGGGGCCCTCAGCCGGTGACTCTGTGCCCCCAGAACAACGTGCTGAGCGCCgtcctgctgctgctgcgggAGCTGGACGCCGAGGGGCTGGAGGCCGTGCGGCAGACCGTGGTCGGCCGGCTCCAGGCCCTGCACAAGCTGGAGCTGCAGGAGGATGTGGAGTGACCGAGCGGCCAAGCCTTCCTCCCACGACCCCGTGCCCAAGCACCTGGGAGATGTGGGGTCCCTGCCACAGCCACGGCCTCCACGGGACCCCAGCTGAGTCCCAGCATGCGGGCCGTGTCTCAGGAAGCTCTGGCCCGCCTGGGGGCGCCAGGCCCTCGGTGTGGATGGCTCCGCCGCGAGAGCCGGCAGggcgtcgggctctgtgctgggtaccCTCCCTGCGTGGGGCCCAGTGCACACCGGCCTGCACAGGGGGCCCCCCCGGACTTGTCTCTTCCCGAGGCGGGCAGGGCCCCCATTGTCCCTAATAAATATCTTACCAAAGTCCGATCTGGAAGCAGGCGTTTCCTAGGGGACAGACGTGACCTTGACAGCGTTTCAAAGGTGAGGGCCATTGCTCACACACGTTTCCCCTGTTGGTTCTCTGACCCAGTTGTGGGATAGGCTCTGTCCACTGTGGCCACCGAGGCATTGCGTGTGAccggcagggctggggagggctggagaactcaccttccctctttctctgccttcttaaGAGCCTGCAGGGTGCAGAGGTTTGTGCGGGACGGGCAGGATCCGGGTGCAGTCACGGGAGAGGCAGCTGGTGGGGAGGACACCGTGGGGAGAGCCGCGGGCCTTGCTCTGAGGCGCAGGCCCTAAGCGGTCATGCTGCAGGCCGGGGCGGGTcccttcccagccccccacccccacccccagcgccTGGGGACGCCTCCCCGGGCTGGGCAGCGGCAGGCTTTCTGAGCTGGTAGCCAGCCTTAGGGGAGCTACTGCGGCCCGGACGGGAGCAGGGGTGCCCTGCACCCCCACTCCGGTTGGGGGGCCCAGATCTCTGTAATGTGTCCGTCGCCGTGTGAACAGAAGGGTGACCTGTGTGCCGTGTGCAAGAATCCCGATGGGGCGACTGTGCCCAGGAGGTGCCGCTCTCTTAACGGGAAGGCTGCTCTCCGGCCGGCGGGTTTCAAACTGCCCCGGGCCCAGGGCTGCGGTGGGGCGCTGGGTGCCGGGCGGGGGGTTTCTCTCCCGGGCGTCTGTAGTTCTCCAGGAGCTGAGCGGCGGAAGCAAGGCATCGCTGCAGGGGGTCTGGGGAGGTGGCTGCAGGGACACGCGTGTGCTCTCCGCTGTACGTGTGGACGGTGGTCGGACTCTCAATAAAGCGTCTCAAAGCAAGTTGGGGTGTTTGTGTTAAACTGAGGAcagcctcccccttccccacccagctggccggGCGCACACCAACTTCCTGCCTGCGCCGTCTGGTGCGCCCCAGGTGGGGACCTGGGATTGGCCGCGGGGCTGGTCCTCTGCTCCCCCAGGGCAGCCGGGGAGGTCTGAGTTCAGGGGAAGACGCCCTGCGAGGTGCCCTTTGATCTTGGCTGGGGGAGCTGTGCTGGAGGACCAGGCGGGGGAAGGGGTCCCCCAGATGGCGGGGCACTTGCTCACCTTGTTCCCGAGCCCGGGGCTGCCCCGTGTGGAGGGAGGACACCGATGATGCTCCGGTGGTTGTGCTCCCGGGAGGCCTCCGTCCCCCCAGCAAGGGGCTGATAAATGCTCACGGGTCCCCCGTGTTGGTTCTGGAGTCAGATCAGTTGGGGAAATTCGAGAAGAACCCAGGGGTCTTTGCTGCCGGGGTTCTCCGCAAACAGACACATGGGCTCTAGGGCTGCCCTGGGGGCCCGGAGTTCTGGGGGGacccgctggggcctgggggccACCCGGGCTCGCCTGGTGGGCTGCCAGCGCACATCTGGGGAGTTCTGTCCAGCCAAGGGAGCACTGGCCGCGCTGGGAGTGGACGTCCCCAGTGGGCTCGCGGGGTGCGGGCGGAGCTGGGCATCCACGTCCCGCGGTGGAGCTGGTTTGCTGGCCCGCGGCGCCCACACCCCTGCATTCCTAGTGTGCGTTCGGCCAGGCTGTGACCAGCGTGGGCACATGGGACCCCACGCTTGCTGGGTGCTGTGCCCCCACATCCCGTAGCCGGACCTGGACGTCCCCCGGGAATCGAGCCGTTGGAGTCCCGCAGGGCTGCCTGGTCTCACGCGGAGGAAATGCTGCTCGCGTGTAAGGGCCGAGCTGCCCATCGTGGTGCCACGATGGGAAGGCTGGTGGCCACGGCCCTCGCCCAGGAGCCCCACCTGCGCCCTCCCCTCCGCAGGGGCTGACgggggctgtgggggtggggcagggtgagaGAAACCTGGGAATACGTCCACCTCACCCCTGCCTTCGAGACATCAGGCAGGAAAACCAGGGCACCTGCCTCCATGCGCAGCAGCTGGGGGTCCCCGTGGTGAGTGTCCTCACTGTGCCCGCGGACCGAGCGTGCCGGGCGGGGGGCCGTGTTGGGGGCTGGGATAGGGCCGATGCTGCTGCTGCGCGCCCCTGCCCCACACGCAGGCCCTGGGGAGGTGTTGCCCTGAGGCCGTGCCGCGAGCGGGAGCGCACCCGTGTGCAGGAGCCTCTGGGCCGTTTCCCAGCAGCACCTCCAGCGCCCCGCGAGCCCTGCCCACAGCGGAAGTGTCAGAAAGTGTGCAAGCCGCCGGACGCGGGGCCTCCTGCTTCAGCAGGTGCTTCTCAGGGCCTGGAAACCCTGGTAAGATTTACTCGTGAGCTTCATTCCCTGCAAAGCTTGCAGAAGCACCCGTGTCCCTAGGGCCTGAGACAGTCCGCGCAGAGCGGCAGGACGCGCAGGGATGAAGGGACAGGACGACGCACTGTGGCCACCTGTGTCCCAGAGCCATCGGCAGCCAGCTTGCCCTGGGGACACAGCCGCCTTCACACAAGGGACAGTGGCTTCAggggagctgccctccagggccGCCCTGCGCTGTGGGTACAGCCCTCTGGGCGAGAGCAAGCCAGCCTCAGTCCACGGGGCTGAacaggggctggggggctggggggcagggctgcCTCCCGAGGCAGGTGGAGTGCCAGCTCTGTGCTCCGGTCTGTGTAGACACCTCCCCTGTGCCGCACCCTGCAGCAGACCGCCCCCAagcccctcccaggaccctgccccAGTCTCAGGCGACCAGCGGGTGATGCCTGCTACCTAGTTCACCACATTCCTGGGGCCTCCAGCACCCCTTCCCCAGCCACGCTCCCGAGGCCTGACTCTGGCCTCAGACCCCCAGCTCAGCACATGCTTTCCTGCATGTGAGGGCGGGGCTTGCTGTCTGTGGGCTTCTCAAGTGGCCCCTAGGTCCCAGACCCCATATGACCTCCACCCCCAAGTGGGGGGTGCTGGGAACGTGATGGATACTCTGCACATATGGCCGAAGTGAAGGAGCTTCACAGATGTTCACAGATGTCACTCAAAGTCCCTAACCAGCTGCCTCAGTGAATCAGAAGGGAGATTTGCCTGGGTGGGCCTAGTCTAATCAGGGAGCACCCTCAGCCCGCAGCCCACTCCTGGCCCAGCCAGCTGcctgccccagctgcccccccAATCTCCGCACAGCAGGGACCCACCGTGGGTGCCCTCCCTTCCACATTGTGTGAGTTTGGGTTCACAGGCAGACTCGTCAAGGCCTTGGCCGTGTCTTTGGGCCACTGGCCCCACAGCAGACTCCACACGGTGTCCATACGGTGGGACAGGAAGTCTCCAGCGTCTGTCCAGAGCCTCCCCGGGTCATGTTCAGAGGCCCACGTGCGCACACACTCTGGAAACGTGGACGCCACTTCCTGGGATCTTGCATCCGCCAgagcagccctgccctgggctgagGCCTCCCACATGGTGAGCCTCTGACCCATGGGCGCAGTGCAGAGGACACACTCGGTGCTCTATGGCCACGTGACTGGTACCACCCCAGCTTTTGGCACCTTCGGGGGCCCCATACAGTGTCCTCGAAGACCAGCTGGAGGGCAGAGCCCACTGAGCCTGGGGTCCAGCGCCGGCTCCACAATCTGCGATGGCCCCAGGACAGCCAGGCCTCCGGGGCCTCCTCCAGGACGGGGAGCCCCCCCTTTGCTTGGGGAGCAGGGCCTGGCTGCAGGGAGGGGGTGTCGGGACAGTGGGGGCCCAGCCCAGACGAACAGCTCTGAGCTGCAGCCTCTCCACGCACACGCGTAGGTACGCACGTGTGCACTCACCTGTGCGGACATGGCCCACGTGCACACGTGcgtccagacacacacacacgcagttacacatgcacactcacatgcCTACGTACGCACGCAGGCACACACGTGCTCACACTCACACGTGCTCATGTGTGCGGCCACAGAGGTGCACACACGCACTCATGCAGGGGCACACTCAAGTTTCTGGGACCCAGGAACTGGTCCCTGGTCTCTCGAGGGTCAGACACTTGGAACCCTTCCTTGGGGAACTGTCCCCTCCTCGGCCTGCCCCAGGAGCACCCATGCTCATCAGAGGCAGAGTAGACCTGAAGGCTTTTAGGCTCAGGGCCCCCCCCGCACAACAAGGAGGGCATGGTCCCCTGGCATGGCCCCCACCAAGCCTGCTGCTCCCGGAGTGACCAAGGCATCCTGCCAAAGTCTTGGGGACGTGAAGACagctggagggacagagggccCCAGTCTGGTCCCTAGGCTCAAccaggagaccccccccccagccaggagcccctgatcTGGCCTGTGACCCCCTAAGGCCAAGGGCTCCCCCACAAAACCTCATGGGTACCAGCACCCCCTCCCCGAGACTCTGCAGGTGCTGAGGGCAGGAGTGCGGACCAGGAGCAGCCCGACACTGTGTCCCCGTAACCGTGGTGAACAGAAGTGGGTTGTGCAGCAAGCTCAGGAGGGACGGGAGTGCCCCCGAGAGACAGTGTTGGGGTTCAGCTCATCCTCCTGGGGACCCTGATGCCGGCACCACATTGGACAACAAGCTCCGTGCTGT from Neovison vison isolate M4711 chromosome 6, ASM_NN_V1, whole genome shotgun sequence encodes:
- the CFAP410 gene encoding cilia- and flagella-associated protein 410 is translated as MKLTRKMVLSRAKASELHSVRKLNCWGSRLTDVSICREMPSLEVITLSVNSVSTLEPVSQCRQLSELYLRKNRIPSLAELFHLKGLPRLRVLWLAENPCCGPDPHLYRMTVLRNLPHLQKLDNQPVTEEELSRALLEGEEVTAPGVEGAGNGGSELSYALSAMDSSAETRQDTLSCGEEVASVQSQLGLKPPSRERFPSFSQRDAVSGHKNRNNVLSAVLLLLRELDAEGLEAVRQTVVGRLQALHKLELQEDVE